The proteins below come from a single Deinococcus radiopugnans ATCC 19172 genomic window:
- a CDS encoding V0D/AC39 family V-type ATPase subunit: MPDDYSYINTRVRVMRTKLLDGRALDSALASGSYAEFLRVLTETDLAPNLRETTTEGAGLSELDRALSRNFFDTSQRVLGFADGDAKREIQTLLMKWDLVNLKTVARGIAGNRGVEAIQSGLIEGGTLKPAALQAAAASSDLPSAAAAIAVSGHPLAKAMRDGAAAYAGSGRLLDLEVALDQGYYRYALGVARNTSLRRYLTREIDVTNALIARTQQGQTPDPSLFVAGGSLDAAGYSRLAGGDAGGVGEIAAILEAPSLEEAEVAARGTLDRAARNSAAGDPEGVGIILDFLRRKEIEIAKLRLIARGKFYDLSSEQIRKEVQA; encoded by the coding sequence ATGCCCGACGATTACTCGTACATCAATACGCGCGTGCGCGTCATGCGCACCAAGCTGCTGGACGGGCGCGCCCTGGACTCGGCGCTCGCGTCGGGCAGCTACGCCGAATTCCTGCGGGTGCTGACCGAGACCGACCTGGCCCCCAACCTGCGTGAAACCACCACCGAGGGTGCGGGCCTGTCCGAGCTGGACCGCGCCCTGAGCCGCAACTTCTTCGACACCTCCCAGCGGGTGCTGGGCTTTGCGGACGGCGACGCCAAACGCGAGATCCAGACCCTGCTGATGAAGTGGGATCTGGTCAACCTCAAGACCGTGGCGCGCGGCATTGCCGGCAACCGGGGGGTTGAGGCCATCCAGAGCGGCCTGATCGAGGGCGGCACCCTCAAGCCCGCCGCCCTGCAGGCCGCCGCCGCCAGCAGTGACCTGCCCAGCGCCGCCGCCGCCATCGCGGTCAGCGGTCACCCGCTGGCGAAAGCCATGCGTGACGGGGCCGCCGCCTACGCGGGCAGTGGCCGCCTGCTGGATCTGGAAGTGGCGCTGGATCAGGGCTACTACCGTTACGCCCTGGGCGTGGCCCGCAACACCAGCCTGCGCCGCTACCTGACCCGCGAGATCGACGTGACCAACGCCCTGATCGCGCGGACGCAGCAGGGTCAGACCCCCGATCCCAGCCTGTTCGTCGCCGGAGGCAGCCTGGACGCCGCCGGCTACAGCCGACTGGCCGGCGGGGACGCGGGCGGCGTGGGCGAGATCGCCGCCATTCTCGAAGCCCCGTCGCTGGAAGAGGCGGAGGTGGCTGCGCGGGGCACGCTCGACCGCGCCGCCCGCAACAGCGCGGCTGGTGACCCGGAGGGCGTGGGGATCATCCTGGACTTCCTGCGCCGCAAGGAAATCGAGATTGCCAAACTGCGCCTGATCGCCCGCGGCAAGTTCTATGACCTGAGCAGCGAGCAGATTCGCAAGGAGGTGCAGGCGTGA
- a CDS encoding V-type ATP synthase subunit E, which produces MALDKLLQNEAQTEIERIRAEARERADAIVAAANERAEALVSGRTRALDTARQAGLVRARSAADLDSNAQRLAATDSLQTQAFQTAEQYIRSSVSAPEYPQIMIKLISEGLQALPGAVAVETQSSEQDAARRALEFLGGEAATLEVRVNDSVQTGVRLIGPDGKTSIQNTLVGRLERVREELAPQITRLLAE; this is translated from the coding sequence ATGGCCCTGGACAAGCTGCTGCAAAACGAAGCCCAGACCGAGATCGAGCGCATCCGCGCCGAGGCCAGGGAACGTGCCGACGCAATTGTGGCGGCGGCCAACGAGCGCGCCGAGGCGCTGGTCTCGGGCCGCACCCGCGCGCTGGACACCGCCCGTCAGGCCGGTCTGGTGCGCGCCCGCAGCGCCGCGGACCTGGACAGCAATGCCCAGCGTCTGGCGGCCACCGACTCCCTGCAGACCCAGGCCTTCCAGACCGCCGAGCAGTACATCCGCAGCTCGGTCAGCGCCCCCGAGTACCCGCAGATCATGATCAAACTGATCAGCGAGGGCCTTCAGGCGCTGCCCGGCGCGGTGGCGGTGGAAACCCAGAGCAGCGAGCAGGACGCCGCGCGCCGCGCCCTGGAGTTCCTGGGCGGCGAGGCGGCCACGCTGGAGGTGCGCGTCAACGACAGCGTGCAGACCGGCGTGCGCCTGATCGGCCCGGACGGCAAGACCAGCATTCAGAACACGCTGGTGGGCCGCCTGGAGCGCGTGCGTGAGGAACTGGCGCCGCAGATCACCCGGCTGCTGGCCGAGTAG
- a CDS encoding V-type ATPase subunit subunit G family protein codes for MDVSSKVLSELAQREAALDAQIEAAREEARQTVAAAEARAAGIMRDAEARATAMQAQHDEQLAAEVARIREEAGAQARTQAQATREQANAKLGHAVETIMRAVLP; via the coding sequence TTGGACGTCTCAAGTAAGGTCTTAAGTGAACTGGCGCAGCGGGAAGCGGCGCTGGACGCGCAGATCGAAGCGGCGCGCGAGGAAGCCCGGCAAACCGTAGCGGCTGCCGAGGCGCGGGCCGCTGGGATCATGCGGGACGCCGAGGCACGGGCGACGGCCATGCAGGCCCAGCACGACGAGCAGCTGGCGGCGGAAGTGGCCCGCATCCGCGAGGAAGCCGGAGCGCAGGCCCGCACGCAGGCGCAGGCCACGCGTGAGCAGGCCAACGCCAAGCTGGGGCACGCCGTCGAAACCATCATGCGGGCGGTGCTGCCGTGA
- a CDS encoding V-type ATP synthase subunit F, producing MTGSSAKTGNTRHVAVLSDSETATGYRLAGVHVVEATPETAQAELERLITEGNYGLVAVDTGLIADPLASTTRVMRGRDLPILLPIPSLKDAFSPDTVDAKAYMGKLVRETIGFDIKL from the coding sequence GTGACCGGTTCAAGCGCCAAAACGGGCAACACCCGCCACGTCGCCGTCCTGAGCGATTCGGAAACCGCCACGGGCTACCGGCTGGCCGGGGTTCACGTGGTGGAAGCCACGCCCGAAACCGCCCAGGCGGAACTGGAACGACTGATCACCGAGGGGAACTACGGCCTGGTGGCCGTGGACACTGGACTCATCGCCGATCCGCTGGCCTCCACCACCCGCGTCATGCGGGGCCGTGACCTGCCCATCCTGCTGCCCATTCCCAGCCTCAAAGATGCCTTCTCGCCCGACACCGTGGACGCCAAGGCGTACATGGGCAAGCTGGTGCGCGAGACCATCGGCTTCGATATCAAGCTGTAA
- a CDS encoding ATP synthase subunit K, which translates to MTKYNKIVLASLVLALATSGLAQTEVAVNDDMYRGLRALGAGLALGLGAVGTGIAQARIGSSLVGAVAEDPSKAGSLLLYFLIPETLVIFGFLALFILN; encoded by the coding sequence ATGACCAAATACAACAAGATCGTCCTCGCTTCCCTCGTGCTCGCCCTCGCCACCAGCGGTCTGGCCCAGACCGAAGTGGCCGTCAACGACGACATGTACCGCGGTCTGCGCGCCCTGGGCGCGGGTCTGGCCCTGGGCCTGGGCGCCGTCGGCACCGGCATCGCGCAGGCGCGCATCGGTTCGAGCCTGGTCGGCGCCGTCGCCGAGGACCCCAGCAAGGCCGGCAGCCTGCTGCTGTACTTCCTGATTCCCGAAACGCTGGTCATCTTCGGCTTCCTCGCGCTGTTCATCCTGAACTGA
- a CDS encoding V-type ATP synthase subunit B, whose amino-acid sequence MTLLQKEYNDVAYISGPLLFVNAASDLAYGAIVNIKDGTGKLRGGQVISVTDQNAVIQVFEETRGLDLATASVSLVEDVARLGVSKEMIGRRFDGLGRPIDGLPAVVAEKRLSINGQAMNPTARAKPEEFIQTGISTIDVNTSLIRGQKLPIFSGSGLPHNELAAQIARQAKVPGHEGDFAVVFAAMGLTQREVSFFTQEFERTGALARSVLFLNRADDPAVERLLTPRMALTTAEYLAFEHGYHVLVILTDLTNYCEALREIGGAREEIPGRRGFPGYMYTDLASLYERAGVVQGKPGSVTQIPILSMPDDDITHPIPDLTGYITEGQIVVDRTLNSKGVFPPINPLPSLSRLQGNGIGKGKTRADHKNVSDQLFAAYANGLDLRKLVAITGEDALTDTDKLYLRFADDFEQYFIGQGDQDRSIDDSLTVAWGILSKLPQSQLTRLSKDSIDKFYGEKMDEMWRGGRSMSM is encoded by the coding sequence ATGACCCTTCTCCAGAAGGAATACAACGACGTCGCCTACATCTCCGGGCCGCTGCTGTTCGTGAACGCCGCCAGCGATCTGGCCTACGGCGCCATCGTGAACATCAAGGACGGCACCGGCAAGCTGCGCGGCGGTCAGGTCATCTCGGTGACCGACCAGAACGCCGTGATTCAGGTGTTCGAGGAAACGCGCGGCCTCGACCTCGCCACCGCCTCGGTGAGCCTGGTGGAAGACGTGGCTAGATTGGGCGTCAGCAAGGAAATGATCGGCCGCCGTTTCGACGGCCTGGGCCGCCCCATCGACGGGCTGCCCGCCGTGGTGGCCGAGAAGCGGCTCTCGATCAACGGTCAGGCGATGAACCCCACCGCCCGCGCCAAGCCCGAGGAGTTCATCCAGACCGGGATTTCCACCATCGACGTGAACACCAGCCTGATTCGTGGGCAGAAGCTCCCGATCTTCTCGGGCAGCGGTCTGCCGCACAACGAGCTGGCCGCCCAGATCGCGCGTCAGGCCAAGGTGCCGGGCCACGAGGGCGACTTCGCGGTGGTCTTCGCGGCGATGGGCCTGACCCAGCGCGAGGTCTCCTTCTTCACGCAGGAGTTCGAGCGCACCGGGGCGCTGGCCCGTTCGGTGCTGTTCCTGAACCGCGCCGACGACCCCGCCGTGGAACGTCTGCTGACCCCGCGCATGGCGCTGACCACCGCCGAATACCTGGCCTTCGAGCACGGCTACCACGTCCTGGTGATCCTGACCGATTTGACCAACTACTGCGAGGCGCTGCGTGAAATCGGCGGGGCGCGCGAGGAAATCCCCGGACGCCGTGGCTTCCCCGGCTACATGTACACCGACCTTGCCTCGCTCTACGAACGCGCCGGCGTGGTGCAGGGCAAGCCCGGCTCGGTCACGCAGATTCCGATTCTGTCCATGCCCGACGACGACATCACCCACCCCATCCCCGACCTGACCGGCTACATCACGGAAGGGCAGATCGTGGTGGACCGCACCCTGAACTCCAAGGGCGTGTTCCCCCCCATCAACCCGCTGCCCAGCCTGAGCCGCCTGCAGGGCAACGGCATCGGCAAGGGCAAGACCCGCGCCGACCACAAGAACGTCTCGGATCAGCTGTTCGCGGCCTACGCCAACGGCCTGGATTTGCGCAAGCTCGTTGCCATTACCGGTGAAGACGCGCTGACCGACACCGACAAGCTGTACCTGCGCTTCGCCGACGACTTCGAGCAGTACTTCATCGGCCAGGGCGATCAGGACCGCAGCATTGACGACAGCCTGACCGTCGCCTGGGGCATCCTGTCCAAGTTGCCGCAGAGCCAGCTGACCCGTCTGTCCAAGGACTCCATCGACAAGTTCTATGGCGAGAAGATGGACGAGATGTGGCGCGGCGGCCGCAGCATGAGCATGTAG
- a CDS encoding V-type ATP synthase subunit A: MTQNKSGVVQSIAGPAVIADGMYGAKMYDIVRVGTERLVGEIIRLDGNTAFVQVYEDTSGLTVGEPVETTGLPLSVELGPGMLNGIYDGIQRPLDKIREASGDFIARGIEVSSLDRTRKWNFTPSVGAGDEVIGSSILGTVPEFAFTHKILTPPDKSGKIRSIVEAGEYTIDDTIATLEDGTELRLAHYWPVRAPRPVAKKLDPSLPFLTGMRILDVLFPLVMGGAAAIPGPFGSGKTVTQQSVAKYGNADIVVYVGCGERGNEMTDVLVEFPELEDPKTGNPLMQRTILIANTSNMPVAAREASVYTGITLAEYFRDQGYSVSLMADSTSRWAEALREISSRLEEMPAEEGYPPYLGAKLAAFYERAGAVKTLGGEDGAVSVIGAVSPAGGDMSEPVTQATLRITGAFWRLDAGLARRRHFPAINWNGSYSLFTPILDRWYRENVGPDFPELRQRISNILQEEAALQEVVQLVGPDALQDNERLIIEAGRMLRQDFLQQNGFDAVDASSSMPKNYGLMKMFLKFYEEADSALKSGATIDDIIQNPVIEKLARARYVAENEFMAYGEGVMDELDQTFKGVTA, encoded by the coding sequence ATGACTCAGAACAAGAGCGGCGTCGTGCAGAGTATTGCCGGACCCGCAGTGATCGCGGACGGCATGTACGGCGCGAAGATGTACGACATCGTGCGCGTGGGCACCGAGCGTCTGGTGGGCGAGATCATCCGCCTGGACGGCAACACCGCCTTCGTGCAGGTGTACGAGGACACCTCCGGCCTGACCGTGGGCGAGCCTGTGGAAACCACCGGCCTGCCCCTCTCGGTGGAACTGGGGCCGGGGATGCTCAACGGCATCTACGACGGCATTCAGCGTCCGCTGGACAAGATCCGCGAGGCCTCGGGCGACTTTATCGCGCGCGGCATCGAGGTGTCTTCGCTCGACCGCACCCGCAAGTGGAACTTCACCCCCAGCGTGGGGGCCGGCGACGAGGTGATCGGCAGCTCGATCCTGGGCACCGTGCCGGAGTTCGCCTTCACCCACAAGATCCTGACCCCGCCCGACAAGAGCGGCAAGATCCGCAGCATCGTGGAGGCGGGCGAGTACACCATCGACGACACCATTGCCACGCTGGAAGACGGCACCGAGCTGCGTCTGGCGCATTACTGGCCGGTGCGCGCGCCGCGTCCCGTCGCCAAGAAACTCGATCCCAGCCTGCCCTTCCTGACCGGGATGCGCATTCTGGACGTGCTGTTCCCGCTGGTGATGGGCGGCGCGGCGGCGATTCCCGGCCCCTTCGGCTCGGGCAAGACCGTGACCCAGCAGTCGGTGGCCAAGTACGGCAACGCCGACATCGTGGTGTACGTGGGCTGCGGCGAGCGCGGCAACGAGATGACCGACGTGCTGGTGGAATTCCCCGAACTGGAAGACCCCAAGACCGGTAACCCGCTGATGCAGCGCACCATCCTGATTGCCAACACCTCCAACATGCCGGTGGCGGCGCGTGAAGCCAGCGTGTACACCGGCATCACCCTGGCCGAGTACTTCCGCGATCAGGGCTACAGCGTGTCCCTGATGGCCGACAGCACCAGCCGCTGGGCCGAGGCGCTGCGCGAGATCAGCTCCCGCCTGGAAGAAATGCCCGCCGAAGAAGGGTACCCCCCGTACCTGGGCGCCAAGCTCGCGGCGTTCTACGAGCGCGCCGGGGCGGTCAAGACCCTGGGCGGCGAGGACGGCGCGGTCAGCGTGATCGGGGCGGTTTCCCCCGCCGGCGGCGACATGTCCGAACCCGTCACCCAGGCCACGCTGCGCATCACCGGCGCGTTCTGGCGTCTGGACGCGGGTCTGGCCCGCCGCCGCCACTTCCCCGCCATCAACTGGAACGGCAGCTACAGCCTGTTCACGCCGATCCTGGACCGGTGGTACCGCGAGAACGTCGGCCCCGACTTCCCCGAACTGCGCCAGCGCATCAGCAACATCTTGCAGGAGGAAGCGGCCCTCCAGGAAGTGGTGCAGCTCGTCGGCCCCGACGCCCTCCAGGACAACGAGCGGCTGATTATTGAGGCCGGGCGCATGCTGCGTCAGGACTTCTTGCAGCAGAACGGCTTCGACGCCGTGGACGCCTCCAGCTCCATGCCCAAGAACTACGGCCTGATGAAGATGTTCCTGAAGTTCTACGAGGAAGCCGACAGCGCTCTCAAGAGCGGCGCCACCATCGACGACATCATCCAGAACCCGGTCATCGAGAAGCTGGCCCGCGCCCGCTACGTGGCCGAGAACGAATTCATGGCCTACGGCGAGGGCGTCATGGACGAACTCGACCAGACCTTCAAGGGAGTGACCGCATGA
- a CDS encoding GNAT family N-acetyltransferase → MRLETPRLELRPPHDGELAALADVAAGGIHLPGERPFLTPWTHLPPQERALYVMQQHWLSRGQWLPEAWSLGLGVFREGQPIGMVSLRGRDFPVLREVKTGSWLGLAFHGQGYGTEARAALLHLAFAELGAVAALSEVFQDNAASQGVSRTLGYRPDGISRDVLDGQPVVSDRLRLTREDWERHQRTPVTVTGLEACRRFFFPEP, encoded by the coding sequence TTGCGTCTCGAGACGCCGCGCCTGGAACTGCGCCCGCCGCATGACGGGGAACTCGCGGCCCTGGCAGATGTGGCGGCTGGGGGCATCCACCTTCCCGGCGAGCGCCCCTTTCTGACTCCCTGGACCCATCTGCCGCCGCAGGAACGCGCCCTGTACGTCATGCAGCAGCACTGGCTGTCGCGTGGACAGTGGCTGCCAGAGGCGTGGAGTCTGGGGCTGGGCGTGTTCCGCGAGGGTCAGCCCATCGGCATGGTCTCGCTGCGGGGCCGTGACTTTCCTGTTCTGCGCGAGGTGAAAACGGGTTCCTGGCTCGGCCTGGCCTTTCACGGCCAGGGCTACGGCACCGAGGCCCGCGCCGCGCTGCTGCATCTGGCGTTTGCCGAGCTGGGCGCGGTGGCCGCCCTCAGCGAGGTGTTTCAGGACAACGCGGCGTCCCAGGGGGTCTCGCGCACGCTGGGGTATCGCCCCGACGGCATCTCGCGTGACGTACTGGACGGCCAGCCCGTCGTCTCGGATCGCCTGCGCCTGACGCGGGAGGACTGGGAGCGGCATCAGAGAACGCCTGTGACGGTCACGGGGTTGGAGGCCTGCCGCCGGTTCTTCTTTCCTGAGCCATAA
- a CDS encoding V-type ATP synthase subunit D: MAGQISPTRSAMLASKASLKTAQSGADLLKRKRDALIGEFFALVKDALAAREELASVSTGAYTSLFGAKAWDTPEAVESLSLAGSGDYAIDMQIDNLYGVKVPRIAVPQRDTATTFSPINVGARTIQAATDFGGVMDGIVKVAATETKLRRIGEEIKKTSRRVNALEQVLIPGIQDDIRFIRSVLDQREREASFTLKKIKAKLEADAKKDKENMQAGNHGSAAD, translated from the coding sequence ATGGCAGGACAGATCAGCCCCACCCGCAGCGCGATGCTGGCGAGCAAGGCCAGCCTCAAGACCGCGCAGAGCGGCGCCGACCTCCTCAAGCGCAAGCGCGACGCCCTGATCGGCGAGTTCTTCGCGCTGGTCAAGGACGCGCTGGCCGCCCGTGAGGAACTCGCCAGCGTCAGCACCGGCGCGTACACCAGCCTGTTCGGCGCGAAAGCGTGGGACACGCCGGAAGCCGTCGAGAGCCTGAGCCTGGCGGGCAGCGGCGACTACGCCATCGACATGCAGATCGACAACCTGTACGGCGTGAAGGTGCCGCGTATCGCTGTGCCCCAGCGCGACACGGCCACCACGTTCAGCCCGATCAATGTGGGCGCCCGCACCATCCAGGCCGCCACCGATTTCGGCGGCGTAATGGACGGCATCGTCAAGGTGGCCGCCACCGAGACCAAGCTGCGCCGGATTGGCGAGGAGATCAAGAAGACCTCGCGCCGCGTGAACGCGCTGGAGCAGGTGCTCATCCCCGGCATTCAGGACGACATCCGCTTTATCCGCAGCGTCCTGGATCAGCGCGAGCGCGAGGCCAGCTTTACCCTGAAGAAGATCAAGGCCAAGCTGGAAGCCGACGCCAAGAAGGACAAGGAAAACATGCAGGCCGGGAACCACGGCTCCGCAGCCGACTGA
- a CDS encoding ammonium transporter, with translation MSLTPFLRTPLPLIVALGGVALAQDAAPTLNTGDTAWMLVSAALVLLMTPGLALFYGGLTRAQSVLNTMMMSVVSIGLVGVLWMLAGYSIAFGEGGNAFVGSLANVGLNGLTDGLTGTIPTSVFAAFQAMFAIIALALISGAVVERMRFGAFVLFGGLWTLLIYSPLAHWVWSADGWLFKAGALDFAGGTVIHLSAGISALVAAFVLGPRIGFPRSAHVPHNVPLVLLGAGLLWFGWMGFNAGSALAANQTAGLAFLTTLIAPAAAMLTWLGLESSRGKPTAVGAATGLVVGLVAITPACAFVSPWAAVIVGAAGAAASYGAVQLKHRLGADDTLDVFACHGVAGIVGALLTGALAWTTGQGRPVGEQMAIQLLSVAASLVWAGAGSFILLKLVSVVMPLRIPASQEVGGIDISAHSEQGYADSETGLGAPVFVGGD, from the coding sequence ATGAGCCTGACGCCTTTTCTCCGGACACCCCTTCCCCTGATCGTGGCCCTGGGCGGCGTGGCCCTGGCGCAGGACGCGGCACCGACGCTCAACACTGGCGACACCGCCTGGATGCTGGTCTCGGCGGCGCTGGTGCTGCTGATGACGCCGGGCCTGGCCCTGTTTTACGGCGGCCTGACCCGCGCCCAGAGCGTGCTGAACACCATGATGATGAGCGTGGTCTCGATAGGCCTGGTGGGCGTGCTGTGGATGCTGGCGGGCTACAGCATCGCTTTCGGGGAGGGGGGCAACGCCTTCGTGGGCTCGCTGGCGAATGTTGGCCTGAACGGCCTGACCGACGGGTTGACCGGCACCATTCCCACCTCCGTCTTCGCGGCGTTTCAGGCCATGTTCGCCATCATCGCCCTGGCCCTGATCTCGGGCGCGGTGGTGGAGCGCATGCGCTTCGGGGCCTTTGTGTTGTTCGGGGGGCTGTGGACGCTATTGATCTACTCGCCGCTGGCCCACTGGGTCTGGAGCGCCGACGGCTGGCTGTTCAAGGCCGGGGCGCTGGACTTCGCGGGCGGCACAGTGATTCATCTCTCGGCGGGCATCAGCGCCCTGGTGGCGGCCTTCGTGCTGGGGCCGCGCATCGGCTTTCCGCGCAGTGCCCACGTGCCGCACAATGTGCCGCTGGTGTTGCTGGGTGCGGGGCTGCTGTGGTTCGGCTGGATGGGCTTCAACGCGGGCAGCGCGCTGGCGGCCAACCAGACCGCCGGGCTGGCCTTTCTGACCACGCTGATCGCTCCGGCCGCCGCCATGCTGACGTGGCTGGGGCTGGAAAGCAGCCGGGGCAAGCCCACCGCCGTGGGGGCCGCCACCGGCCTGGTGGTGGGACTGGTGGCCATCACCCCCGCCTGCGCCTTCGTCAGCCCCTGGGCCGCCGTCATCGTGGGCGCAGCGGGGGCCGCCGCCAGTTACGGCGCGGTGCAGCTCAAGCACCGTCTGGGCGCAGATGACACGCTGGACGTGTTCGCGTGTCACGGCGTCGCCGGCATCGTGGGCGCGCTGCTGACCGGGGCGCTGGCGTGGACGACGGGCCAGGGCAGACCGGTGGGTGAGCAGATGGCGATCCAGTTGCTCAGCGTGGCGGCCTCGCTGGTCTGGGCCGGCGCGGGGTCGTTTATTCTGCTGAAACTGGTCAGCGTGGTCATGCCGCTGCGGATTCCGGCCAGCCAGGAAGTGGGCGGCATCGACATCAGCGCGCACAGCGAGCAGGGCTACGCCGACAGCGAAACCGGGCTGGGGGCGCCGGTCTTCGTGGGGGGCGACTGA
- a CDS encoding V-type ATP synthase subunit I, with the protein MINPMQQVVIATRSRSSDAVITALQDAGVLHLKPITGGPLNTGSLTEGDAQSRREDERLLARADSTIAELGSYRPAPTPLPDSGQWAAIVEGAAQPVSVLARNRQELQADADVERAYGDAVRALARMAGPLDRSRRLSLLPFLLQPSDDVAELDAALRETLPERYALATETVGQNRVGLVVTLARERDVARAALGKVRLGELRLPGRFDGLPLGDASAEMDRIKRDGAARQGQLNAERDALAKQHGPALYAVRDALKDRVAVHDVRAVSARGKYSLVMQGFVPVDRVPALNAALGSFGDAVSYELHPVDELHDDTVPVQLKNSDYVSRFSVVMGLLSLPKYGTFDPTWVIAVFFPLFFGIIIADIGYGLLFLWFGMWLLGKARRNEGWDLSFFGAFVPPATLSNLGYVVNVMAAWCIGWGFLTGEMFGTLLEHLHFFYINPELLNNLWGWTGITYVEEAGITHRGLVPILFPRLETAYFSNVALVFSLLFGILQVLWAWGIRVQQGLKHHDSAHVWEGLALFGSTVALICMAFATRAGKDFGQFTNFSSPLVLLMYAGFALFVVGWIIVIKQFPLLPIELMSQGAAVLSYARIFAVGLVSAILARLCTDLGWSLYENIGVLGILLGLLVGVILHFFVLALTLIGHIVQPIRLQMVEFLNPTGFNNDTSPAYNPLRRLSPSTESSAGQVK; encoded by the coding sequence GTGATCAACCCGATGCAGCAAGTCGTGATCGCGACTCGCAGCCGCAGCAGCGACGCGGTCATCACGGCCCTGCAAGACGCGGGGGTGTTGCATCTCAAACCCATCACTGGCGGCCCCCTCAACACCGGCTCGCTGACCGAGGGGGACGCCCAGTCCCGCCGTGAAGACGAGCGGCTGCTGGCCCGCGCCGACAGCACCATCGCCGAGCTGGGCAGTTACCGCCCGGCGCCCACCCCGCTGCCGGATTCCGGGCAGTGGGCCGCCATCGTCGAGGGTGCGGCGCAGCCGGTCTCGGTGCTGGCGCGCAACCGTCAGGAACTGCAGGCCGACGCCGACGTCGAGCGGGCCTACGGCGACGCCGTGCGGGCGCTGGCCCGCATGGCCGGCCCGTTAGACCGCAGCCGCCGCCTGAGCCTGCTGCCCTTCCTGCTGCAGCCCAGCGACGACGTCGCGGAACTGGACGCCGCGCTGCGCGAGACCCTGCCCGAACGGTACGCCCTGGCCACCGAAACGGTGGGGCAAAACCGCGTGGGCCTGGTAGTGACGCTGGCGCGCGAGCGTGACGTGGCGCGTGCGGCGCTGGGCAAGGTTCGTCTGGGCGAGTTGCGTCTGCCGGGCCGGTTCGACGGCCTGCCGCTGGGCGACGCCTCCGCCGAGATGGACCGCATCAAGCGCGACGGCGCGGCGCGGCAGGGGCAACTGAACGCGGAGCGTGACGCGCTGGCCAAGCAGCACGGCCCGGCGCTGTACGCGGTGCGCGACGCCCTGAAAGACCGCGTGGCGGTGCACGACGTCCGCGCCGTGTCCGCCCGCGGCAAGTACAGCCTGGTCATGCAGGGCTTCGTGCCGGTGGACCGGGTACCCGCGCTGAATGCGGCGCTGGGCAGCTTCGGCGACGCGGTCAGCTACGAACTGCACCCCGTCGACGAGCTGCACGACGACACCGTGCCGGTGCAGCTCAAGAACAGTGACTACGTCAGCCGCTTCAGCGTGGTCATGGGGCTGCTCAGCCTGCCCAAGTACGGCACCTTCGACCCCACCTGGGTGATTGCGGTGTTCTTCCCGCTGTTCTTCGGCATCATCATCGCCGACATCGGCTACGGCCTGCTGTTCTTGTGGTTCGGCATGTGGCTGCTGGGCAAGGCCCGCCGCAATGAGGGCTGGGACCTGAGCTTCTTCGGTGCGTTTGTGCCGCCCGCCACCCTGAGCAATCTGGGCTACGTGGTTAACGTCATGGCCGCGTGGTGCATCGGCTGGGGCTTCCTGACCGGCGAGATGTTCGGCACGCTGCTTGAGCACCTGCATTTCTTCTACATCAACCCGGAACTGCTCAACAACCTGTGGGGCTGGACCGGCATCACCTACGTGGAAGAGGCGGGCATCACCCACCGCGGCCTGGTGCCGATCCTGTTCCCCCGTCTGGAAACTGCGTATTTCAGCAACGTGGCGCTGGTGTTCTCGCTGCTGTTCGGCATCCTTCAGGTGCTGTGGGCCTGGGGCATCCGCGTTCAGCAGGGGCTCAAGCACCACGACAGCGCCCACGTCTGGGAGGGCCTGGCCCTCTTCGGCAGCACCGTCGCGCTGATCTGCATGGCCTTCGCCACCCGCGCGGGCAAGGACTTCGGCCAGTTCACCAACTTCTCCAGTCCCCTCGTGCTGCTGATGTACGCCGGTTTCGCCCTGTTTGTGGTGGGCTGGATCATCGTGATCAAGCAGTTCCCGCTGCTGCCCATCGAACTGATGTCGCAGGGTGCGGCGGTCCTCAGCTACGCCCGTATCTTCGCCGTGGGGCTGGTCAGCGCCATCCTGGCCCGGCTGTGCACCGATCTGGGCTGGAGCCTGTACGAGAACATCGGCGTGCTGGGCATTCTGCTGGGCCTGCTGGTCGGCGTCATCCTGCACTTCTTCGTGCTGGCGCTGACCCTGATCGGCCACATCGTGCAGCCCATCCGTCTTCAGATGGTGGAGTTCCTGAACCCCACCGGTTTCAACAACGACACCAGCCCCGCCTACAACCCCCTTCGCCGCCTGAGCCCCAGCACTGAATCCAGCGCCGGGCAGGTCAAATAA